The Quercus robur chromosome 7, dhQueRobu3.1, whole genome shotgun sequence genome has a segment encoding these proteins:
- the LOC126691232 gene encoding uncharacterized protein LOC126691232 gives MDSRFISIALEQYKREDIGRSIKDLRSMLHAKHGHEVTMYKVWEAKQKAVARIYGDFDELYAELPRFLAALDDANPDTVTLLKCDPRVSGTCIFNSAFWAFGLCIRGFGHCRLVISIDATHLYGKYKGKLLIAMATESNNEVYPLAFAVVKGESMKTWGWFLACLLTYVTNRTNLCIISDRHHGIQSCFDDTTRGYLQAPLTHHRNCLRHLVWKAATANQVGKFENTMDYIKNVNLVAYDYLKAVGKEKWTLVHDRGH, from the exons ATGGATTCAAGGTTCATTTCCATTGCACTTGAGCAGTATAAACGGGAGGACATTGGAAGATCCATAAAGGACCTGCGTAGTATGCTGCATGCGAAGCACGGGCATGAAGTAACTATGTACAAGGTTTGGGAAGCCAAACAGAAGGCAGTTGCGCGTATTTACGGGGATTTTGATGAGTTGTACGCGGAATTGCCACGATTTTTGGCTGCATTGGACGATGCAAATCCAGACACTGTAACTTTGTTAAAGTGCGACCCTCGTGTCTCGGGGACTTGTATATTCAACTCCGCGTTTTGGGCTTTCGGTCTGTGTATTAGAGGGTTCGGGCATTGCAGGCTGGTGATAAGCATAGATGCAACACACCTCTATGGCAAGTACAAAGGAAAGTTGTTGATAGCAATGGCAACAGAGAGTAACAACGAGGTTTATCCACTCGCGTTTGCCGTTGTTAAAGGCGAGAGCATGAAGACATGGGGATGGTTCTTGGCATGCCTGTTGACCTATGTTACAAATCGAACCAATTTGTGTATAATCTCTGACAGGCATCATGGGATACAATCATGCTTCGATGACACCACTAGGGGCTATTTGCAAGCACCCTTAACCCATCACCGGAATTGCCTCCGCCATTTA GTATGGAAGGCAGCAACTGCGAATCAAGTTGGGAAGTTTGAAAACACCATGGATTACATCAAGAATGTCAATCTAGTGGCGTACGACTATCTTAAGGCTGTAGGGAAGGAAAAGTGGACACTTGTACATGACCGTGGGCACTGA